GGCGTTGCCGGGCCGTATTCGATTTCGAGATCGATCTTCGTTTCTTTTTCCAGCAGCTTCGTCCACGGGTTGTCGTTGATCGTTTCGCCGTCGGGGAACTTCAGCCCGCCCATCATAAACACTTTGACGACAGGGGGTTTTTCTTCTTTGGGCGGTTGGGATTGTTCCCCCGCCGCCGGCGTTTCCCCTTCGGTAGCCGGGTTGCCCGAAGAGCAACCCGCGGCAAGCGACAAAACCAGCGCCGAAGCCGTGCACCAGGCTAACGTTTTTTTCATTGCCGTTTTCCCTCCCCTTTTTCGGTTTAAGCATACTTGATCGAAACTTCTGCCTTTCCCGGGATACGAGCGCGAATCCGAACGGTGTCAGACGGTTCTCCTATTCCTTGACCGCCCCGAGCATCACCCCTTTCACGAAAAACTTTTGCAGAAACGGATACAGGATGATCATCGGCAGGACGCTGGCCATAATCGTGGCCGCCTTGAGCGTCTCCGGCGCGACGAGGAACAAGCCCATATTGTTCGTCAGTTCGATGTTGGATTCGTTCTGCACGATCAAATTCCGCAAGTACACTTGCAGCGGGTTAAGCTCCGCCTTGTTGATGTACATGACGGCGTCGAAGTAGCTGTTCCAATGCATGACGGCATAAAACAGCGTAAGCGTGGCGATCGCCGGGAGCGAAAGCGGAATGTATATGCGCGTCAGGATCGTCCCGTGCCCGGCTCCGTCCATTTTGGCCGATTCGTCCAGGCTGGAAGGGATCGATTCGAAAAAGTTTTTCAGCAAAATCAGGTTGAAGGCGCTGATCGCGGATGGCAAAATCAACGCGAAAAACGTGTTTAACAGCTTTAATTCTTTCAGCAGCAGGAAGCTCGGAATCATGCCGCCGCTGAACAGCATCGTGAAGACGACCATTCCCATCACGAAGCCGCGTCCTTTTAACGTTCGCCGCGACAACGGGTACGCCATCAGGCACGTCAGCGCCATGTTGAGCGCCGTCCCGAGCACGGTTCGCATGGCCGACACGCCGAATGCCCTGTAAAAAGCGTCGTCCTGAAAAAGCAGCTTGTACGCTTCCGTCTGAAAATCGATCGGATATATCGACACGCGGTTCGAGACGACCGCCGTATGGCTGCTCAGCGATTGCGCCAGCACATGCAGAAACGGAAACAAGGTCAGCAGTCCGAAAGCGGCCAGCAGCAAGTAATTCAGCCCGCTTCCCAATTTCTCCCCGACAGACGCACGGCTCACCAGAGACCACCTCCGTATCGTCTCGCCGCTCTGTTCGAGATTAGGATGAGGATAAGCCCCACGGTCGATTGGAACAGGCCGACGGCGGTGGCGAAGCTGTATTTCTGCTCGGTCAAGCCGACCCGATAGACGTACGTGTCGATAATGTCGCCCACCTCGTACACCACCGGGTTATACAGCATGAACACCTGTTGGACGCCCAGCTCCAATATGTTGCCGAGCTGAAGCACGAACAGGATCAGGATCGTGCTGCGGATGCTCGGGAGCGTGATATGCCAAATTTCGTGGCGCTTCTTCGCTCCGTCCATGCGGGCCGCCTCATAAAGCGTCGAGTCGACGCCGGCGATCGCCGCCAGATAGATGATGGATGCCCAGCCGGATTCTTTGACGATATCGGTCGCAACCAGAATCGTCCGGAAGTAGGCCTTCTCCCCCATGAACAAAATCGGCTCGAACCCGAAATAAACGAGAATGTTGTTGACCAGCCCCGTGCCCGAAAGCACGTTGATGACAATGCCGCCGAAGATGACCCAGGAGAAAAAGTGCGGAATGTAAAACAACGTTTGCGCCGTCCGCTTGAACCAGTTGACCCGGACCTCGTTCAGCATAAGCGCGAGCGCGATCGGGGCGGGGAACCCCCAGAACAGCTTGTAGACGCTGATCAGCAGCGTGTTGCGGAACACGGTGAAAAATTCGTCGTCCGTGAAGAAACGCTCGAAATGCTTAAAGCCCACAAACTCGCTTCCCGTCAGGCCGAGAAACGGGCTGTAATCCTGAAAAGCGATGATGACCCCGTACATGGGGACGTATTTGAACAAAACGAAATAGATCAATCCTGGCAATAGAAACAAGTACAGCAGCCACTCCGTGCGGATGTACTTCAGCCCGTTAACCAGCGCCGACCTCATGCTGTCACCTGCCTGCCGAAAGGAATCGTGTTTGCTTTGGCTTCATTGTAGGAACACCGCTGCGGTTTCGCCAGATGAAAACCGTTCAAATGTCGGTAATATTGTGACCGAGCAGCGCCTCGAACGCGGCCTGCTGCAGCGAAGGGGCCTTGTCCGCCAGCGACAGCCCCGAGATCCCCGGCAGCGACAGGAAATCGTACGGCGATCCGAAATGGATCAAATAAAACGTCCGGTCCGGATCGCGTTCGCGCAGTTCGCGGATGCTTCGTAGCAGGCGATCGTCCAAAGGCTTGTTATGGTGCACGGCGAGCAAGACGGGGCGCGGATCGTCCGGTCGGACCCATTCGGGGAGGTTGGTCAAGTCCTCCGGACCGTCCATGATCTTCTCTTCGGCCGTGTCCGCGGCGGCCGATCTCCACAGTGCCGCAAAGCGGTCCAGACTTTTGTCCCGCACCAGAATCCATGGGGCCGACTTGAATTCGCCGGACAGCCCCGCCGGCACGGAACCGACGGTTCGCACGGCTCTGCGCGCGATGTTCAAGCTGACCGCATGGAACTCGGGCGCATTCAGCGCGTCCGGCTGAAACGGCCGGATGCGGAACGATTCGGGGGCAAGGCCGTACTTGCGCTTCGTATCCAGAATGCGGCGCACCGATTCGTCGATCCGCCGCTCCGGAAGGCGTCCGCTTCTGACGGCGCCAAGCACGGCGTCCACCATCGAAAGCGCCTCTTCGTGCGAACGCGCGGTGGCGAGCAAAATATCCGCCCCGGCTTCAAGCGCGAGGACGCACGCCTCCTCCATCGTGTACGTATTGGTTATGCCTTTCATGGACAGCCCGTCCGTGACGATCATCCCCCGGAAGCCCATGCGGTTGCGAAGCCACTCCGTCGTCACCGCGTAAGACAAGGAAGCGGGCTTGCCCGACGGGTCCAGCGCGGGAACGGCAATATGCCCGACCATGACCGCTTCCACCCCGGCCGAGATCGCCCGTCGGAACGGGTACAGCTCAAACTGCTCCAGCCGCTGACGGTCGAACTCCAGCACGGGCAGATCGTAATGGGAATCGACCTGCGTGTCCCCGTGGCCCGGAAAATGTTTGGCCGTGGCGATCAGGCCGTTGTCCTGATAGCCTCGAATCGCAGCCGCCCCGAGCCGGGCGACGAGCTCCCGGTCGTCGCCGAACGAATGCGTGCCGATCACCGGGTTGCGGGGATTGTTGTTGATGTCGACGACCGGGCTGTAGTTGAAATTAACGCCCATCGCCAGCGATTCCAACGCGGTGATTGTCCCGGCTTCGTACGCAAGCTTCTCGTCACCGGCGGCCCCGATCGCGCGGTTTTTCGGAAAATGCACGGCTCCGCCCTGCAGCTTGCAGCCCGCCCCCGCCACGAAATCCGCCGAGATGAACAGCGGGATGCCGGGACCGCTTTGCAGCGCGGCTTGCTGCAGTTCCGACGTCAGCCGGTGCACCTGCTCCGGGGTGCGAAGACTGTCGATATTCAGAAAAATGCCGCCGATCTGCTTCTCTTGGATCAACTGCCGCGATTGCTCCGACATCTCCGGACCTTTATGCGTGAGCGCAAACAGTTGCCCCACTTTTTGCTCCAACGTCAATTGTTCCGGCTTCATGCTGGGCTCCCTTCTCGGATCGTCCTTTTGGATTACGCACCCTCATTGTAGCGGCCTGCCCGGATGCATAATAGAGGAAGAACGTATAAAAACAAGTAATTTTGTGACATGCGGACGGACCCATAAAAAAATCCCTCCCCACGACAGCAGGAACTCGTTCCCGTCTGTCCGATGAGGAGGGACGTTATTCTATGGGGCTGTTTCCGCCAACTTAAGGCTCCCATACGCCCAATCTGATATTGTCGATATAGAGATGATTCGGAAGCGCCAAATAATCGCCGTTGTTGCGCTGGTAGAAATCTACCTGCTTGATATGCTGCAGGTTCAGCGCGGAAGAAGTTCCTTCCCCGGGAGTCCCGTTCGCCCCCGCCGCCACGTCCGCCAGATTCACTTGTACGGTGTTC
This Paenibacillus thermoaerophilus DNA region includes the following protein-coding sequences:
- a CDS encoding carbohydrate ABC transporter permease, yielding MSRASVGEKLGSGLNYLLLAAFGLLTLFPFLHVLAQSLSSHTAVVSNRVSIYPIDFQTEAYKLLFQDDAFYRAFGVSAMRTVLGTALNMALTCLMAYPLSRRTLKGRGFVMGMVVFTMLFSGGMIPSFLLLKELKLLNTFFALILPSAISAFNLILLKNFFESIPSSLDESAKMDGAGHGTILTRIYIPLSLPAIATLTLFYAVMHWNSYFDAVMYINKAELNPLQVYLRNLIVQNESNIELTNNMGLFLVAPETLKAATIMASVLPMIILYPFLQKFFVKGVMLGAVKE
- a CDS encoding ABC transporter permease, translated to MRSALVNGLKYIRTEWLLYLFLLPGLIYFVLFKYVPMYGVIIAFQDYSPFLGLTGSEFVGFKHFERFFTDDEFFTVFRNTLLISVYKLFWGFPAPIALALMLNEVRVNWFKRTAQTLFYIPHFFSWVIFGGIVINVLSGTGLVNNILVYFGFEPILFMGEKAYFRTILVATDIVKESGWASIIYLAAIAGVDSTLYEAARMDGAKKRHEIWHITLPSIRSTILILFVLQLGNILELGVQQVFMLYNPVVYEVGDIIDTYVYRVGLTEQKYSFATAVGLFQSTVGLILILISNRAARRYGGGLW
- a CDS encoding glycoside hydrolase family 3 protein; this encodes MKPEQLTLEQKVGQLFALTHKGPEMSEQSRQLIQEKQIGGIFLNIDSLRTPEQVHRLTSELQQAALQSGPGIPLFISADFVAGAGCKLQGGAVHFPKNRAIGAAGDEKLAYEAGTITALESLAMGVNFNYSPVVDINNNPRNPVIGTHSFGDDRELVARLGAAAIRGYQDNGLIATAKHFPGHGDTQVDSHYDLPVLEFDRQRLEQFELYPFRRAISAGVEAVMVGHIAVPALDPSGKPASLSYAVTTEWLRNRMGFRGMIVTDGLSMKGITNTYTMEEACVLALEAGADILLATARSHEEALSMVDAVLGAVRSGRLPERRIDESVRRILDTKRKYGLAPESFRIRPFQPDALNAPEFHAVSLNIARRAVRTVGSVPAGLSGEFKSAPWILVRDKSLDRFAALWRSAAADTAEEKIMDGPEDLTNLPEWVRPDDPRPVLLAVHHNKPLDDRLLRSIRELRERDPDRTFYLIHFGSPYDFLSLPGISGLSLADKAPSLQQAAFEALLGHNITDI